The genomic segment CAGGTCTGTAAAGTACAATATTCAGCATTTTGTTTTATATTTTAAAAAGCAGGCTGTTTATTATATCTTAATTATCATTGCAGTTCAGGTGATAAAAAAAAGCCCCCCTGCATGACAGGGGGGCTTTCAGGCTTGTTTCAATTACAGTGCTGTAACATTGATTGCCTTAGGGCCTTTCGGGCTTTCTTCGATCTCAAAGCTGACAGGATCGCCTTCTGCAAGGGTCTTGAATCCATCACCTTGAAT from the Nitrospirota bacterium genome contains:
- a CDS encoding cold-shock protein: MINGTVKWFNESKGFGFISREDGSDVFVHYSTIQGDGFKTLAEGDPVSFEIEESPKGPKAINVTAL